One Triticum dicoccoides isolate Atlit2015 ecotype Zavitan chromosome 5B, WEW_v2.0, whole genome shotgun sequence genomic window carries:
- the LOC119306067 gene encoding uncharacterized protein LOC119306067 isoform X2, giving the protein MATHSPVEVNPSNVVAISVENLKKALDKKDPFDRLTNRDKAFIDCAKIFTVVCAGGINMLNVFATTMSYNHTIKEFKRMRPVMQQVFLALTIAMLPYTLCVAGFSHAVVYKTAWINWLALLTVLLLFFYFWLFRRPDLKHCGPKEVVADAEGGQ; this is encoded by the exons ATGGCGACGCACTCCCCCGTCGAGGTCAACCCATCAAATG TGGTCGCCATCAGTGTCGAGAACTTGAAAAAAGCCCTTGACAAGAAGGATCCATTCGACCGTCTGACCAACCGGGACAAG GCTTTTATCGACTGTGCCAAGATCTTTACGGTCGTGTGTGCAGGTGGCATTAATATGCTGAATGTGTTCGCTACCACGATGTCGTATAACCACACTATCAAAGAGTTCAAGAGGATGAGGCCTGTGATGCAGCAGGTGTTCCTAGCTCTCACAATCGCCATGCTACCATACACTCTCTGCGTTGCCGGCTTTTCGCATGCGGTGGTGTACAAAACAGCTTGGATCAATTGGCTTGCACTCT TGACCGTGCTTCTCTTATTCTTCTACTTCTGGCTCTTCCGGCGCCCC GATCTCAAGCACTGTGGTCCGAAGGAGGTGGTCGCGGACGCGGAGGGGGGACAGTGA
- the LOC119306067 gene encoding uncharacterized protein LOC119306067 isoform X1, whose amino-acid sequence MATHSPVEVNPSNVVAISVENLKKALDKKDPFDRLTNRDKAFIDCAKIFTVVCAGGINMLNVFATTMSYNHTIKEFKRMRPVMQQVFLALTIAMLPYTLCVAGFSHAVVYKTAWINWLALCMLVELCYTGVLCFLCGYFLTDTDLGTVLAISILVTVLLLFFYFWLFRRPDLKHCGPKEVVADAEGGQ is encoded by the exons ATGGCGACGCACTCCCCCGTCGAGGTCAACCCATCAAATG TGGTCGCCATCAGTGTCGAGAACTTGAAAAAAGCCCTTGACAAGAAGGATCCATTCGACCGTCTGACCAACCGGGACAAG GCTTTTATCGACTGTGCCAAGATCTTTACGGTCGTGTGTGCAGGTGGCATTAATATGCTGAATGTGTTCGCTACCACGATGTCGTATAACCACACTATCAAAGAGTTCAAGAGGATGAGGCCTGTGATGCAGCAGGTGTTCCTAGCTCTCACAATCGCCATGCTACCATACACTCTCTGCGTTGCCGGCTTTTCGCATGCGGTGGTGTACAAAACAGCTTGGATCAATTGGCTTGCACTCTGTATGTTGGTTGAGTTGTGTTACACAGGTGTGTTGTGCTTTTTGTGTGGCTACTTCTTGACGGACACTGATTTGGGTACCGTATTGGCTATCTCGATCTTAGTGACCGTGCTTCTCTTATTCTTCTACTTCTGGCTCTTCCGGCGCCCC GATCTCAAGCACTGTGGTCCGAAGGAGGTGGTCGCGGACGCGGAGGGGGGACAGTGA